The following coding sequences lie in one uncultured Celeribacter sp. genomic window:
- a CDS encoding pyruvate dehydrogenase complex dihydrolipoamide acetyltransferase, with the protein MPKEIILPSLSAGMEDAVIANWLKAEGEAVTAGDTLAEVETDKATMEFEADTDGVLGKILTPAGERADVNAVIAVLLLDGEDASVLDGYTPGGAASAETVEALVEAPKAEAIPVAKSSDKIAASPLARRIAAQKGVDLSGLSGSGPRGRIVRIDVERAAEAGAVAPVATPVAKAAAPNLAGIGDYEEIPHTGMRRTIARRLLESKTTVPHFYLEADCDIEALMALRAQINEGREKADRISVNDFIVKAVANALAKVPAANAIWTDEAVLQLKSIDISVAVATDGGLITPVLRNADQKSLGTLSSEMKALAAKAREGRLKPDEYQGGGFSLSNLGMYGVKSFSAIINPPQSCILAVGAAEKRPVGRGDQIVLAPVMSVTLSVDHRTVDGAVGAQWLAAFKAGIESPMSLLV; encoded by the coding sequence ATGCCCAAGGAAATCATACTGCCCTCGCTCTCCGCCGGAATGGAAGATGCGGTGATCGCCAATTGGCTCAAGGCCGAAGGCGAGGCCGTGACCGCCGGGGACACATTGGCCGAGGTCGAAACCGACAAGGCGACGATGGAATTCGAGGCCGACACGGACGGGGTGTTGGGCAAGATCCTCACCCCCGCCGGCGAGCGCGCCGATGTGAATGCGGTGATCGCGGTTCTGTTGCTCGACGGTGAAGACGCCTCTGTGCTGGACGGCTATACGCCGGGTGGGGCGGCGTCTGCGGAAACGGTCGAAGCGCTGGTTGAGGCCCCGAAAGCCGAAGCAATCCCGGTGGCGAAATCCTCCGACAAGATTGCGGCCTCGCCGCTCGCCCGCCGGATCGCAGCACAGAAAGGCGTTGATTTGTCGGGGCTTTCCGGGTCCGGCCCGCGCGGTCGCATCGTGCGCATCGACGTGGAACGCGCTGCCGAGGCCGGGGCTGTCGCGCCTGTGGCTACCCCTGTCGCCAAAGCCGCTGCGCCCAATCTCGCGGGCATCGGCGACTACGAGGAAATCCCCCACACCGGCATGCGTCGGACCATCGCGCGGCGGCTGCTCGAGTCCAAAACCACCGTGCCGCATTTCTACCTTGAGGCTGATTGCGACATCGAGGCGCTCATGGCGCTCCGGGCCCAGATCAACGAGGGCCGCGAAAAGGCGGATCGGATTTCGGTCAATGATTTCATCGTCAAAGCGGTCGCAAACGCGCTCGCGAAAGTGCCCGCCGCCAATGCGATCTGGACCGATGAGGCGGTGTTGCAGCTCAAATCCATCGACATTTCCGTGGCGGTTGCAACCGACGGCGGGCTGATCACGCCGGTTCTGCGCAATGCCGATCAAAAGAGCCTCGGCACGCTGTCCTCCGAGATGAAAGCACTGGCCGCCAAGGCCCGCGAAGGCCGTCTCAAGCCCGACGAGTATCAAGGTGGCGGCTTCTCTCTGTCGAACCTCGGCATGTATGGGGTCAAGAGCTTTTCCGCGATCATCAACCCGCCGCAGAGCTGTATCCTCGCCGTCGGGGCGGCAGAAAAACGCCCCGTTGGGCGCGGCGATCAGATCGTGCTGGCTCCGGTCATGAGCGTGACCCTGTCGGTCGATCACCGCACCGTCGATGGCGCCGTGGGCGCGCAGTGGTTGGCGGCCTTCAAAGCGGGTATCGAAAGCCCGATGAGCCTGTTGGTGTAA
- a CDS encoding dehydrogenase E1 component subunit alpha/beta: MPIYDDLTPKAFWRDIKASKEDRTELDPTVGRTMLSQLHLIRAFEEKVLDLAGQGLVHGPAHSAIGQEGGAVGSAMAMRGSDQVNGSHRAHHQFLAKALAYAAPEGIDPEKSFGETLRHLSKRTLSEILGLSEGFCQGRGGSMHLRWAESGNLGTNAIVGGGVPMAAGAAWAHKQAGTGDVVYTYFGDGAVNIGSVLETMNIAAAWKLPICFFIENNRYAVSTHVEEVTAETRLSARGLAFGIPALKVDGMDALSVYLASEEANKIMRAGEGPVVIEADVYRYFHQNGALPGSAFGYRTKEEEQEWRGRDPLDAMARDLMERQIIGAQAIEDLRTQAQEMMEEIAGELIEEVDGKRRIKPALWPEESFRDFGLRGDLSEFEGVRFEEQEEFSGTLKDNVKFIDAVADVMMRRMETDERVVVMGEDVHRLKGGTNGATKGLSDKFPDRCLGTPIAENAFTGLAAGMAADGRVRPVIEFMYPDFMWVAADQVFNQIGKARHMFGGDNAMPLVLRTKVAMGTGYGSQHSMDPAGIFATAPGWRIVAPSTPYDYVGLMNAALQCEDPVLVIEHVDLYASKGVGPVDDLDYMIPLGKAKVVREGARVTVLTYLAMVEKTREVVERLGVDAEIIDLRSLDRAGLDWETIEASIEKTGNVLIVEQGASGTSYGGWLADEIQRRCFDFLDQPIKRVHGAEASPSISKVLEAAACARPQDIEAGLREVMADQGLPLAAEAAE; encoded by the coding sequence ATGCCGATCTATGACGATCTGACGCCGAAAGCCTTCTGGCGTGACATCAAAGCCTCCAAGGAGGATCGCACCGAGCTTGACCCCACCGTCGGGCGCACGATGCTCAGCCAATTGCACCTCATTCGTGCCTTCGAAGAGAAGGTGCTCGATCTGGCGGGGCAGGGGCTTGTGCACGGGCCTGCGCACTCCGCGATTGGTCAGGAGGGCGGCGCGGTCGGCTCCGCCATGGCGATGCGCGGCTCCGATCAGGTGAACGGGTCGCACCGCGCGCACCATCAGTTCCTCGCCAAGGCGCTGGCCTATGCCGCACCCGAGGGGATCGACCCGGAAAAGAGCTTTGGCGAGACGCTGCGGCATCTGTCGAAACGCACCCTGTCGGAAATTCTCGGTCTCTCCGAGGGCTTCTGCCAAGGCCGCGGTGGGTCTATGCACCTGCGTTGGGCCGAAAGCGGCAACCTTGGCACCAATGCGATTGTCGGCGGCGGTGTCCCCATGGCGGCGGGTGCGGCCTGGGCACATAAACAGGCGGGCACGGGCGATGTCGTCTACACCTATTTCGGCGATGGCGCGGTCAATATTGGATCTGTTTTGGAGACGATGAACATCGCCGCCGCGTGGAAGCTGCCGATCTGTTTCTTCATTGAAAACAACCGCTACGCCGTGTCGACCCATGTCGAAGAAGTCACCGCCGAGACGCGGCTTTCGGCGCGCGGTCTGGCCTTTGGCATCCCGGCGCTGAAGGTGGACGGCATGGACGCGCTGTCGGTCTATCTGGCCTCCGAGGAAGCCAATAAGATCATGCGCGCGGGCGAAGGTCCGGTGGTGATCGAGGCCGATGTCTACCGCTATTTCCACCAAAACGGCGCGCTTCCGGGCTCCGCCTTCGGCTATCGCACGAAGGAAGAAGAACAGGAATGGCGGGGCCGCGATCCGCTCGACGCCATGGCGCGCGACCTGATGGAGCGTCAGATCATCGGCGCGCAAGCCATCGAAGACCTGCGCACTCAGGCGCAAGAGATGATGGAAGAGATCGCGGGCGAGCTGATCGAAGAGGTCGACGGCAAACGTCGCATCAAACCGGCGCTCTGGCCCGAAGAAAGCTTCCGCGATTTCGGTCTGCGTGGCGATCTCTCGGAATTCGAGGGTGTGCGTTTTGAGGAGCAGGAAGAGTTTTCCGGCACGCTCAAGGACAATGTGAAATTCATCGACGCCGTGGCCGATGTGATGATGCGCCGGATGGAGACGGACGAACGCGTCGTTGTCATGGGCGAGGATGTGCATCGTCTCAAAGGCGGCACCAATGGCGCGACCAAAGGCCTCTCGGACAAGTTCCCGGATCGCTGCCTCGGCACGCCGATTGCCGAGAACGCCTTTACGGGCCTCGCCGCCGGTATGGCTGCCGACGGGCGCGTGCGGCCGGTGATCGAATTCATGTACCCGGATTTCATGTGGGTGGCCGCGGATCAGGTGTTCAACCAGATCGGCAAGGCGCGTCACATGTTCGGCGGCGACAATGCTATGCCTTTGGTTTTGCGCACGAAAGTGGCGATGGGTACGGGCTATGGTTCGCAGCACTCGATGGACCCGGCGGGGATTTTCGCGACCGCCCCCGGCTGGCGCATCGTCGCGCCCTCGACGCCTTATGACTATGTCGGGCTGATGAACGCGGCGCTTCAGTGCGAGGACCCGGTTCTGGTGATCGAACATGTCGATCTCTACGCGTCGAAAGGCGTCGGGCCGGTGGATGATCTCGACTACATGATCCCGCTGGGCAAAGCCAAAGTCGTCCGCGAAGGCGCGCGCGTCACCGTGCTGACCTATCTCGCCATGGTCGAAAAGACCCGCGAGGTGGTCGAGCGTCTAGGTGTGGATGCTGAGATCATCGACCTGCGCAGCCTTGATCGCGCCGGGCTTGATTGGGAAACCATCGAGGCCTCCATCGAGAAGACCGGAAATGTGTTGATCGTCGAACAGGGCGCCTCTGGCACGTCTTATGGCGGCTGGCTTGCCGATGAGATTCAGCGCCGCTGTTTCGACTTCCTCGATCAGCCGATCAAACGGGTGCATGGCGCGGAAGCTTCGCCCAGCATTTCCAAAGTCCTGGAGGCGGCGGCTTGCGCGCGTCCGCAAGACATCGAAGCGGGCCTGCGCGAGGTCATGGCCGATCAGGGTCTGCCGCTTGCGGCAGAGGCAGCGGAATAA
- a CDS encoding SDR family NAD(P)-dependent oxidoreductase — protein sequence MTITFDFTGRTALVTGAASGLGLAMARAFVGAGAKTVLFDLDEDGVRAAADTLNADHPGQVTALAGSITDPAAVEAACEAAVAFGGRLDVVMNNAGISCNAPSLDLDESTWRRGIDVNLNGAFFVAQAAGRVMAEQGGGSIVNTASMYGVVTAPERAAYCAAKAGVVALTKVLAIEWADRKIRVNAIAPGYVRTALTETLAAQGRLDLDALNARVPAGRLGTPEEIASASLFLASDASAYVTGQTLVADGGWSSYSYL from the coding sequence ATGACCATCACGTTCGATTTCACCGGACGCACCGCGCTTGTGACGGGCGCTGCTTCGGGCCTCGGCCTTGCCATGGCGCGCGCTTTTGTGGGCGCGGGCGCCAAGACCGTCCTTTTCGATCTGGACGAGGACGGCGTGCGGGCGGCGGCGGATACGCTGAACGCGGATCACCCCGGACAGGTCACAGCCCTTGCGGGCTCGATCACCGATCCGGCGGCGGTGGAAGCGGCCTGTGAGGCGGCGGTGGCCTTTGGCGGACGGCTCGATGTGGTGATGAACAACGCGGGCATCTCCTGCAATGCGCCCTCACTCGATCTCGACGAGTCCACCTGGCGCCGAGGCATCGACGTCAATCTCAACGGTGCGTTTTTCGTCGCTCAGGCCGCCGGTCGTGTCATGGCCGAACAAGGCGGCGGCAGCATCGTCAACACCGCCTCGATGTATGGCGTCGTCACGGCCCCGGAACGTGCCGCTTACTGCGCCGCCAAGGCGGGCGTTGTGGCGCTCACGAAAGTGCTGGCCATCGAATGGGCCGACCGCAAGATCCGCGTCAACGCCATCGCGCCCGGTTACGTGCGCACTGCGCTGACCGAAACGCTCGCCGCGCAGGGTCGACTTGATTTGGACGCTCTCAACGCGCGGGTGCCCGCCGGACGTCTCGGCACGCCCGAGGAAATCGCCTCCGCCTCCCTGTTTCTCGCTTCGGACGCCTCCGCCTATGTGACCGGCCAAACGCTGGTCGCCGATGGTGGCTGGTCCTCCTACAGCTATTTGTAA
- a CDS encoding SDR family NAD(P)-dependent oxidoreductase, producing the protein MMFDFTNRTLVLTGANGGIGRAVAELFHAAGANLVLADLDGAALAEFAATLTSPKGGTIETLAVDAANPDDADRIVAVAAKLGGIDFLVPSAGIYMAEPFAEMTDDQWRRTLSINLDGVFYLTRRSVDHLKAGSSIVNLSSLAAHRGAKTNAHYGASKGAISAMTRALANELAPKTRVNVVAPGVIDTPMTRDLIATRGDDTLRHTPMGRTGQASEIATVIAFLCSEAASFVNGETIHVNGGLYMS; encoded by the coding sequence ATGATGTTCGATTTCACCAACCGCACGTTGGTTCTCACGGGGGCCAATGGCGGCATCGGTCGCGCCGTGGCCGAGCTGTTCCACGCGGCTGGCGCCAATCTGGTGCTGGCCGATCTCGATGGTGCCGCGCTGGCGGAATTTGCCGCCACGCTGACCTCTCCGAAAGGCGGCACGATTGAAACGCTCGCCGTGGACGCCGCCAATCCCGATGACGCCGACCGGATCGTCGCAGTCGCGGCCAAACTCGGTGGCATCGACTTTCTCGTGCCCTCCGCCGGCATCTATATGGCGGAGCCTTTCGCCGAGATGACGGATGACCAGTGGCGCCGTACCCTGTCCATCAACCTCGATGGCGTCTTCTACCTCACCCGCCGCTCGGTCGACCATTTGAAAGCCGGATCGTCCATCGTCAACCTCAGCTCGCTGGCCGCCCATCGTGGCGCCAAGACCAACGCGCATTATGGCGCCTCGAAAGGCGCCATCAGCGCCATGACCCGGGCGCTCGCCAATGAGTTGGCGCCGAAAACGCGGGTCAATGTCGTGGCGCCCGGTGTGATCGACACGCCGATGACGCGCGATCTGATCGCGACGCGGGGCGACGACACACTCAGGCACACGCCGATGGGACGGACCGGACAGGCGTCCGAGATCGCCACCGTCATCGCGTTCCTGTGCAGCGAGGCGGCAAGTTTTGTGAACGGCGAAACCATTCACGTCAACGGCGGGCTTTATATGAGCTGA
- a CDS encoding VOC family protein: MTSAMNMTAPMEMGLTVRDLPKMLEFYQQAFGFTIAADVTVPAEKADVAALSRGAYRVVRLQTPWGERIKLLAPEIAPAERPEPTDHILDRHEAMYLTFIVDDLRAVVARVVAAGGTLMTGDEPVEVRPGTFLAFLRDPEGHIVEVVEYADVTAYRADLAEVSA; the protein is encoded by the coding sequence ATGACATCTGCGATGAACATGACCGCACCGATGGAAATGGGGCTGACCGTGCGCGATCTGCCCAAGATGCTCGAATTTTACCAACAGGCCTTTGGCTTCACGATTGCCGCTGATGTGACCGTCCCCGCCGAAAAAGCGGATGTCGCGGCGCTGAGCCGGGGCGCTTACCGTGTCGTGCGGCTGCAAACGCCTTGGGGGGAACGGATCAAATTGCTCGCGCCAGAGATCGCCCCGGCCGAGCGCCCTGAGCCAACGGACCACATTCTGGACCGCCACGAAGCGATGTACCTGACCTTCATCGTCGATGATCTGCGCGCCGTTGTGGCCCGCGTGGTCGCGGCGGGCGGCACTTTGATGACGGGTGATGAGCCGGTCGAGGTGCGCCCCGGCACCTTCCTCGCCTTCCTGCGCGACCCGGAGGGGCATATCGTCGAGGTCGTCGAATATGCCGACGTCACCGCGTATCGCGCAGACCTTGCGGAGGTGTCGGCATGA
- a CDS encoding ABC transporter ATP-binding protein, with amino-acid sequence METVSDTILSVEGLHAHYGKSHILHGVTFDVARGEVVSLLGRNGSGRSTTMKSIMGLVPPSEGHVRLDGVDLAGQRSFAICRRGIGYVPEEREIFLNLTVDENLEMGRQNGPEGAPKWDVEQMFTYFPRLKERRNTRAGSLSGGEQQMLTMCRSLLGNPLVMLIDEPTEGLAPKIVTVVGEVIEDINKHGVSVVLVEQKLTIAMQVSHRVCVMGHGQIVFEGTPDELNAKPEITDEWLAV; translated from the coding sequence ATGGAGACTGTGAGCGATACAATCCTCTCCGTCGAGGGGCTGCACGCCCATTACGGTAAAAGTCACATCCTGCACGGCGTCACTTTCGATGTGGCGCGTGGTGAGGTCGTGAGCCTTCTGGGCCGCAACGGCTCCGGGCGCTCGACCACGATGAAATCCATCATGGGGCTGGTGCCGCCGTCTGAGGGCCACGTGCGTCTCGACGGTGTCGATCTGGCCGGACAGCGCAGCTTTGCGATCTGTCGGCGTGGCATCGGTTACGTGCCCGAAGAGCGTGAGATTTTCCTCAACCTCACCGTCGATGAGAACCTTGAAATGGGGCGCCAAAACGGGCCGGAGGGCGCGCCGAAATGGGACGTCGAGCAGATGTTCACCTATTTCCCGCGCCTCAAGGAACGCCGCAACACCCGCGCCGGAAGCCTTTCGGGCGGGGAACAGCAAATGCTCACCATGTGCCGCTCGCTTCTGGGCAACCCGCTTGTGATGCTGATCGACGAGCCGACCGAAGGCCTCGCGCCCAAGATCGTGACCGTCGTCGGCGAGGTGATCGAAGACATCAACAAACACGGCGTCTCCGTGGTGCTGGTCGAGCAAAAGCTCACCATCGCCATGCAGGTCTCGCATCGGGTCTGTGTCATGGGCCACGGCCAGATCGTGTTCGAAGGCACGCCCGACGAGTTGAATGCCAAGCCGGAGATCACCGACGAATGGCTCGCGGTGTAA
- a CDS encoding ABC transporter ATP-binding protein, whose translation MSDPILSLQHVHKSFGEAHIIRDANLDVIPGERHAVIGPNGAGKSTLFHLCSGQFAPSEGKILLNGKNIAGLKPAEVNRRGLARSFQITNIFPGVTVFENLRLAVMRKHNLQFVFWRSAARLRVVNEEVDDLLTKIRLTERAQTLASQLSYSEQRSLEIGMTLASDPQVILLDEPMAGMSHEETDYTAGLIREITEGRTLLIVEHDMSVVFSLAHRISVLVYGEIIATGTPEEIRGNARVKEAYLGEEAA comes from the coding sequence ATGAGCGATCCTATTCTGTCTTTGCAACATGTTCACAAGTCCTTTGGCGAGGCCCATATTATCCGGGATGCCAATCTCGATGTGATCCCCGGTGAACGCCATGCGGTGATCGGGCCGAACGGGGCGGGCAAGTCGACGCTGTTCCACCTCTGCTCCGGCCAGTTCGCGCCCTCCGAGGGCAAGATCCTTTTGAACGGCAAGAACATCGCCGGGCTGAAACCGGCGGAGGTCAACCGTCGCGGTCTGGCGCGCTCGTTTCAGATCACCAACATCTTCCCCGGTGTGACGGTTTTCGAGAACCTGCGTCTCGCGGTGATGCGCAAGCACAACCTGCAATTCGTGTTCTGGCGCTCTGCCGCGCGGCTTCGGGTGGTGAATGAGGAGGTCGATGATCTTCTGACCAAAATCCGCCTGACTGAGCGCGCCCAGACGCTGGCCAGCCAGCTGTCGTATTCGGAGCAACGCTCGCTTGAGATCGGCATGACGTTGGCCTCCGATCCGCAGGTGATCCTCTTGGACGAACCCATGGCGGGCATGTCGCATGAGGAAACCGATTACACCGCCGGCCTGATCCGCGAGATCACCGAAGGCCGCACGCTTTTGATCGTCGAACACGATATGAGCGTCGTCTTTTCGCTGGCGCATCGCATCAGCGTGCTGGTCTACGGCGAGATCATCGCCACCGGCACGCCCGAAGAAATTCGCGGCAATGCCCGTGTGAAAGAAGCCTATCTGGGCGAGGAGGCGGCGTGA
- a CDS encoding branched-chain amino acid ABC transporter permease: protein MKYAPLLLLVTVAVLIALPWLVSGSMLNAAVQMLIAALFAMAFGLLCGQAGMLSFGHAAYFGVGAFAAVHAMNAFGGEGLLPTPLLPLVGGATGLVSGLLAGYFSTKRTGVYFAMITLALAELLHALAPHLKTVFGGEAGVSSFRMPAWGIGFGSLNDVYFLTLVWTLLCIGLLYLFSKTPLGRLALGLRENAHRLRFLGYNTHALGTLIFAISAMFAGIAGALQSMNIEAANYVVLESHISTAVVLNSFIGGVRVFLGPAIGGALMTFFGHVTSDLTRVWLLYQGIIFVLVMMFLPRGLVGELVERIRNPSGEGFARTLSTLLARLVSLAIAAFGAVFLIEFLQRVLSPEYRAGVTDGTWPDIALFSYDWAPLSVLPWAFGLGLFGIGIALVTMVNRRVAARKEAQA, encoded by the coding sequence ATGAAATACGCACCTCTACTTCTTTTGGTCACGGTTGCCGTGCTGATCGCCCTGCCGTGGCTGGTCTCCGGCTCCATGCTCAACGCCGCTGTTCAGATGCTGATCGCCGCCCTTTTCGCCATGGCCTTTGGCCTGTTGTGCGGGCAGGCCGGGATGCTGAGCTTTGGCCATGCCGCCTATTTTGGCGTCGGCGCCTTTGCCGCCGTCCATGCGATGAACGCCTTCGGGGGCGAAGGGCTTTTGCCGACGCCGCTTTTGCCGCTGGTCGGTGGCGCGACAGGCCTCGTGAGCGGGCTTCTGGCGGGCTATTTTTCGACCAAGCGGACGGGCGTTTACTTCGCCATGATCACGCTGGCGCTGGCCGAGTTGCTGCACGCTTTGGCACCGCACCTCAAAACCGTCTTTGGTGGCGAGGCGGGCGTGTCCTCTTTCCGTATGCCCGCTTGGGGCATCGGTTTCGGGTCTCTCAATGACGTCTATTTCCTGACGCTGGTCTGGACGCTTCTGTGCATCGGTTTGCTGTATCTCTTTAGCAAAACTCCGCTTGGGCGTCTGGCTCTGGGTCTGCGTGAAAACGCGCACCGTCTGCGCTTTCTGGGTTACAACACCCATGCGCTTGGCACGTTGATCTTCGCCATCTCCGCCATGTTCGCGGGCATCGCAGGCGCGCTTCAGTCGATGAATATCGAAGCCGCAAACTACGTCGTGCTCGAATCCCACATCTCCACGGCCGTGGTGCTCAACAGCTTCATCGGCGGTGTGCGCGTCTTCCTCGGCCCGGCGATCGGCGGTGCGCTGATGACCTTCTTCGGCCATGTCACCTCCGACCTGACCCGTGTCTGGCTTTTGTACCAAGGCATCATCTTCGTGCTCGTCATGATGTTCCTGCCGCGCGGTCTCGTGGGCGAGCTGGTCGAACGCATCCGCAACCCCAGCGGCGAAGGCTTTGCCCGCACGCTCAGCACCTTGCTGGCCCGTCTGGTGAGCCTCGCGATTGCTGCTTTCGGTGCGGTTTTCCTGATCGAATTCCTGCAACGCGTGCTGTCGCCGGAATATCGCGCGGGTGTCACCGACGGCACCTGGCCCGACATCGCGCTTTTCTCTTATGACTGGGCGCCGCTCTCCGTTCTGCCTTGGGCCTTTGGCCTCGGTCTCTTCGGCATCGGCATCGCGCTGGTCACCATGGTCAACCGCCGCGTCGCGGCGCGCAAGGAGGCACAGGCATGA
- a CDS encoding branched-chain amino acid ABC transporter permease, whose amino-acid sequence MDQILFALLNGTIYGLLLFMVSAGLTLIFGMMGVLNFAHASFYMLGAYFAYTLQPLTGFWLAIILAPILVMGVGILVERFILRHVHEHGHAHELLVTFGLSVVIAEMIKMVYGKFAVDYRVPAELNFAAFSLSGIDYPFYRLFMGGIAVVMFIAIYLLLTKTRVGIVVRSAIYRPQMVEALGHNVPMVFMGVFGIGAALAGLAGAVAGAFYTTNPNMALELGVMVFVVVVVGGLGSMGGAMAASLLIGITNSLAVGSDFRIADLLTWIGMGGWAEEIGGLLTMRMSSLAATLPFFIMLLVLVLRPSGLMGEKE is encoded by the coding sequence GTGGACCAGATACTCTTTGCTTTGCTCAACGGCACCATTTACGGGCTTTTGCTCTTTATGGTTTCCGCCGGTTTGACACTTATCTTCGGGATGATGGGGGTTTTGAACTTTGCCCACGCATCCTTCTACATGTTGGGCGCCTATTTCGCCTATACGCTTCAGCCCCTGACAGGGTTCTGGCTGGCGATCATCCTCGCTCCGATCCTCGTGATGGGCGTTGGCATTCTGGTCGAACGTTTCATCCTGCGCCATGTGCACGAACACGGCCATGCGCATGAATTGCTTGTGACTTTTGGTCTGTCGGTGGTGATCGCTGAGATGATCAAGATGGTCTACGGCAAATTCGCGGTCGACTACCGCGTGCCGGCCGAGCTGAACTTTGCGGCCTTCTCTTTGTCGGGCATCGACTATCCGTTCTATCGCTTGTTCATGGGCGGCATCGCCGTCGTCATGTTCATTGCAATCTATCTCTTGCTGACGAAAACCCGTGTGGGCATCGTCGTGCGTTCCGCCATTTACCGTCCGCAGATGGTCGAGGCGCTGGGCCATAACGTGCCCATGGTCTTCATGGGCGTCTTCGGCATCGGCGCGGCTCTGGCGGGTCTCGCGGGTGCTGTCGCTGGCGCCTTTTACACCACCAATCCCAACATGGCTCTGGAGCTTGGCGTCATGGTCTTCGTGGTCGTCGTGGTCGGGGGGCTTGGCTCCATGGGCGGCGCGATGGCGGCGTCCCTGTTGATCGGCATCACCAACTCGCTCGCGGTCGGCAGCGATTTCCGCATCGCGGATCTCCTGACCTGGATCGGCATGGGCGGTTGGGCCGAAGAGATCGGCGGGCTTTTGACCATGCGCATGTCCAGCCTCGCCGCCACCCTGCCGTTCTTCATCATGCTTCTGGTGCTGGTGCTGCGCCCCTCCGGATTGATGGGCGAGAAGGAATAA
- a CDS encoding branched-chain amino acid ABC transporter substrate-binding protein, translating into MGFQKFARGTAAMALVMGAATVAQAEPLKIALVETLSGPQASTGLLYRDAVKYQIGKINEAGGFGGEPIELLEFDNQGGPVGAADRVRAAISEGATVILQGSSSAVAGQVTEDVRKYNLRNAGDEVLYINLGGEAMELTGSKCHYYHFRTSPNAAIRVNTLLDGMKEAGVLGDNVYAMNQNYSWGVDVQDNTVAAADRLGFTVVEQTLHDVNKIQDFSPYVQRIQAADADTVITGNWSNDLLLLMKAASGAGIDARFGTAFLDQPGNIGNAGAVAEGHFLSAPFNAEVNPEETAAFMEDYKSVTGHYPSYVEPTTVFGMMLLQEALKTIEPSEDGLKAADLAVALENATAETPMGPISMRAADHQIIQPMIVQEVSRDAAFKADDTEFGFVPIKVISAADAEQPVQDSCQMKRPG; encoded by the coding sequence ATGGGATTCCAGAAATTCGCACGCGGTACGGCAGCTATGGCGCTTGTCATGGGGGCGGCCACGGTCGCACAGGCAGAGCCTTTGAAGATCGCTCTCGTGGAGACCCTGTCGGGTCCGCAGGCCTCGACAGGTTTGCTGTATCGCGACGCTGTGAAATATCAGATCGGCAAGATCAACGAAGCGGGCGGGTTCGGCGGTGAGCCGATCGAGCTGCTCGAATTCGACAACCAAGGTGGCCCTGTGGGCGCCGCCGACCGCGTCCGCGCCGCAATTTCCGAAGGCGCGACCGTGATCCTTCAGGGCTCGTCGTCTGCCGTGGCCGGTCAGGTGACCGAGGATGTGCGCAAATACAACCTGCGCAACGCAGGCGACGAGGTGCTCTATATCAACCTGGGCGGCGAGGCGATGGAACTGACCGGCTCCAAGTGCCACTACTACCACTTCCGCACCAGCCCGAACGCCGCAATCCGTGTCAACACTTTGCTCGACGGCATGAAAGAGGCCGGCGTGCTGGGCGATAACGTCTATGCGATGAACCAGAACTACTCCTGGGGTGTCGACGTGCAGGACAACACCGTCGCTGCCGCCGACCGTCTCGGCTTTACCGTGGTGGAGCAGACGCTGCACGACGTGAACAAGATTCAGGACTTCTCGCCCTATGTGCAGCGCATTCAAGCCGCCGATGCCGATACGGTGATCACCGGCAACTGGTCCAATGACCTGCTGCTTTTGATGAAAGCCGCAAGCGGCGCCGGGATCGACGCGCGTTTCGGCACGGCCTTCCTCGATCAGCCGGGCAACATCGGTAACGCCGGTGCCGTGGCCGAGGGGCATTTCCTCTCCGCGCCCTTCAACGCCGAAGTGAACCCGGAAGAAACAGCGGCTTTCATGGAAGACTATAAATCCGTGACCGGCCACTATCCGAGCTATGTCGAACCGACCACGGTCTTCGGCATGATGCTTTTGCAAGAAGCGCTCAAGACCATCGAGCCGTCAGAGGACGGGTTGAAAGCCGCTGATCTCGCCGTCGCGCTGGAAAATGCCACTGCCGAGACGCCGATGGGGCCGATCTCGATGCGTGCCGCCGACCACCAGATCATTCAACCGATGATCGTTCAGGAAGTCAGCCGCGACGCCGCGTTCAAGGCTGATGATACCGAATTCGGGTTCGTTCCGATCAAGGTGATTTCCGCCGCAGATGCGGAGCAGCCGGTGCAAGACAGCTGCCAAATGAAACGTCCGGGCTAA